One Drechmeria coniospora strain ARSEF 6962 chromosome 01, whole genome shotgun sequence genomic region harbors:
- a CDS encoding proteinase, which produces MMRILFLLGLATLSLSRSEKKRFDWASITPSRDLEYYPCYDAFKCARLILPLDWLNASDTRTIALAVIKLPALVANSDATFAGPILTNPGGPGGSGVDFLKYFGHRLRNIVDEPGKRHYEIVSFDPRGISNSWPRTDCFPGDMLARDALRLEMRGSGPLDGSSGAVPYMLGLQDAFGQRCRAAESEGLNGGHIMEFASTPSVARDMVEIVDKMADLRKREGQGDDGRGAELRKRHDRHDDDEDDVPRLQYIGFSYGTILGNYFASMFPERIGRLVLDGVANADDYSNGPVRAHLGASDEERLADAVQGWLTNLVDSDKIVNAFFSGCHSAGRHVCPLVRDGDESGSDIEARFHVFLSAIDEDPISGMTAAGMPVVVRSRDVREVMGSVLYRPLQQFKLLASALDGLMTGNATQFIKKMEARGSLPSLRDSCQSNGNGSEAEVDRSEGGQAVLCGDGDSLVGKGAGWWRRYVDKQVAMSSLMGAYWSRIRIRCSSWTFRTNWSFKGPFTSPRFERSPRGRPVKGKPAAAILFLSNRLDPVTPLKAARAMAAKHPDAGVLVQEALGHCALASGDSHCTTKAVREYLDSGVIPSGDKSCEIKCGPWDEDCSIDGVPHALQALNMPQQQRFPLGLSF; this is translated from the coding sequence ATGATGCGGATTCTCTTCCTTCTTGGTCTCGCGACGCTGTCATTGTCCCGAAGCGAAAAAAAAAGGTTTGATTGGGCGTCCATCACTCCGTCAAGAGACCTTGAATACTACCCGTGCTACGACGCATTCAAATGCGCCCGTCTCATTCTTCCTCTTGACTGGCTCAACGCCTCAGACACGCGGACGATTGCCTTGGCCGTCATCAAGCTCCCTGCTCTGGTGGCCAACTCGGATGCGACCTTTGCAGGTCCCATCTTGACCAACCCGGGCGGGCCCGGCGGCTCCGGCGTGGACTTCCTCAAGTATTTTGGCCACCGGCTGCGCaacatcgtcgacgagcccggcAAGCGGCACTATGAGATTGTGTCGTTTGACCCACGCGGAATTTCCAACTCGTGGCCGCGCACCGACTGCTTTCCAGGCGACATGCTTGCCCGTGATGCCCTGCGGCTCGAGATGCGTGGAAGCGGCCCGCTGGACGGGTCCAGCGGTGCCGTTCCTTACATGCTGGGCTTGCAAGATGCCTTCGGGCAGCGGTGTcgggcggccgagtcggaggGCCTCAACGGGGGCCACATAATGGAGTttgcgtcgacgccgagtgTGGCGCGCGACATGGTCGAAATTGTCGACAAGATGGCTGATCTACGCAAACGTGAAGGCCAAGGGGACGATGGGCGTGGTGCTGAACTTCGGAAGCGCCATGaccgccacgacgacgacgaagacgacgttcCCCGGCTGCAGTACATTGGCTTCTCGTATGGAACGATCCTCGGAAACTACTTTGCGTCCATGTTCCCCGAACGGATCGGTCGTTTGGTCCTCGATGGCGTTGCCAATGCCGACGACTACTCCAACGGACCGGTACGTGCGCACCTCGGCGCGAGTGACGAGGAGCGCCTTGCTGACGCGGTGCAGGGCTGGCTCACGAACCTCGTCGACAGCGACAAGATCGTCAATGCCTTCTTCTCCGGCTGCCACTCGGCGGGCCGGCACGTCTGTCCGCTGGTCCGAGACGGGGACGAGTCGGGATCCGACATCGAGGCTCGCTTTCATGTCTTCCTTTCGGCGATTGACGAGGATCCCATCTCGggcatgacggcggccggcatGCCGGTCGTGGTGAGGTCGCGCGACGTCCGCGAGGTCATGGGCAGCGTCCTCTACCGCCCGTTGCAGCAGTTCAAGCTGCTCGCGTcggcgctcgacggcctgaTGACGGGCAACGCGACGCAATTCATCAAAAAGATGGAGGCCCGCGGCTCTTTGCCAAGCCTGCGCGACTCCTGCCAATCCAATGGTAACGGGTCGGAGGCCGAGGTGGATCGATCCGAGGGGGGGCAGGCAGTGTtgtgcggcgacggcgacagcctcgtcggcaaaggcgccGGTTGGTGGCGGCGCTACGTTGACAAGCAGGTGGCCATGTCGTCCCTCATGGGCGCGTACTGGTCCAGAATCCGCATCCGCTGCTCGTCCTGGACCTTTCGCACCAACTGGTCCTTCAAGGGCCCCTTCACCTCGCCCCGATTCGAGAGATCACCGCGGGGCCGGCCGGTCAAGggcaagccggcggccgccatcctctTCCTGTCGAATCGCCTCGACCCCGTGACGCCCCTGAAGGCGGctcgggcgatggcggccaagcATCCGGACGCGGGTGTGCTCGTGCAGGAGGCTCTGGGCCACTGCGCGCTCGCGTCCGGCGACAGCCACTGCACGACGAAGGCGGTGCGCGAGTATCTCGACTCGGGCGTCATTCCTTCGGGCGACAAGTCGTGCGAGATCAAGTGCGGGCCTTGGGACGAGGATTGCAGCATCGATGGCGTTCCGCACGCGCTTCAAGCTCTGAACATGCCCCAGCAGCAGCGTTTCCCGCTGGGACTGTCATTTTAG
- a CDS encoding golgi transport complex component Cog5, producing MADEPSYVDYETFLAPGFTPASFANALVLATNNPNDTPLDLSAPLSRVLFDAQELDSHIDLLTTQSAIPLLEFTQTQTTASRRIVGELDAQIKSLNDSYRQLEREVIDKHAEADEVRHVALRLWETLRLGRSVARCLQLGRQLEVQHAELAGDEDHGALVRCSYTLLSLREVMDAKAVGDEGHGLDGVDVVRSLRSLVLEPIERSVCETAVRCVREFSMPAAVTFVQAEEARARLESALAALFLLSPTAGVKHDRWLPRLLVQALDDYTRSALRVGVTSLSRSLGQLPSLERSLAEVTAKCQNLVSLELVLATTEPPAHPLVPSSTTHKHPNLIQPLLTHLETGSLASHFWRTMASSLAARVQDIVARGGVVARTLRSNRKSVGEAIRQAVVRGYLLPSALSGAKGKGKAQEVNWDREVAVMVGSVVNNLGR from the coding sequence ATGGCCGACGAACCCTCCTACGTCGACTACGAGACCTTCCTCGCGCCCGGCTTCACCCCCGCCTCCTTCGCcaacgccctcgtcctcgccaccaaCAACCCCAACGACACCCCCCTCGACCTCTCGGCGCCCCTCTCGCGCGTCCTCTTCGACGCCCAGGAGCTCGACTCCCACATCGACCTCCTCACCACCCAGTCGGCCATCCCGCTCCTCGAGTTCACCCAGAcccagacgacggcgagccggcgcatcgtcggcgagctcgacgcccagATCAAGAGCCTCAACGACAGCTACCGCCAGCTCGAGCGCGAGGTCATCGACAagcacgccgaggccgacgaggtccgCCACGTCGCCCTGCGCCTCTGGGAGACgctgcgcctcggccgctccgtcgcccgctgtctccagctcggccgccagctcgaggtccagcacgccgagctcgccggcgacgaggaccacggcgccctcgtccgctGCTCCTACACGCTCCTGTCCCTCCGCGAGGTCATGGACGcaaaggccgtcggcgacgagggccacggcctcgacggcgtcgacgtcgtccgcagcctgcgctcgctcgtcctcgagcccATCGAGCGCTCCGTCTGCGAGACGGCCGTCCGCTGCGTCCGCGAATTCTCcatgcccgccgccgtcacctttgtccaggccgaggaggcgcgCGCGAGGCTCGAGTCGGCCCTGGCCGCCCTGTTCCTgctgtcgccgacggccggcgtcaAGCACGACCGCTGGCTGCCGCGCCTGCTCGTCCAGGCGCTCGACGACTACACGCGCTCGGCCctccgcgtcggcgtcaccTCGCTCTCGCGCTCCCTCGGCCAGCTGCCCTCCCTCGAGCGCTCCCTGGCCGAGGTGACGGCCAAGTGCCAGAacctcgtctccctcgagctcgtcctcgcgacgacggagccgccggcgcaCCCGCtcgtgccctcgtcgacgacgcacaAGCATCCGAACCTCATCCAGCCGCTGCTCACCCACCTCGAGACcggctcgctcgcctcgcaCTTTTGGCGcaccatggcctcgagcctcgccgcccgcgtcCAGGACATTGTcgcccgcggcggcgtcgtcgcccggaCCCTCCGCTCCAACAGGAagagcgtcggcgaggcgatACGGCAAGCCGTCGTGCGGGGATACCTGCTGCCGAGCGCGCTGTCCGgcgccaagggcaagggcaaggcccAGGAGGTGAACTGGGATCGCGAggtcgccgtcatggtcgGCAGCGTCGTGAACAACTTGGGACGATGA